From a single Candidatus Tanganyikabacteria bacterium genomic region:
- a CDS encoding ATP-binding protein: MGKTTLLRVIAQERGARYETLDDFATLESATRSPEAFLGADDRPVAIDEAQKAPALFPVIKRLVDGGRTPGRFLLSGSANFALLGGITESLAGRAVYFPLHPFSRREVAASLDAEPFVVRALRHGLPVHGGASAEPVSVPEVMCGGMPPVCLEPGADPDLWFLGYEQTYLERDIRQISQIGDLVAFRHLLRLAGMRTGQVLNMSELARDAHLNVATATRHFSAMEASFVISRLPPYLGSRVTRLIKSPKIFVSDSGLASHLAGIARDVAERDAMWGRILETYVHQNLAAVLSAWEPGARLHFWNVQGRYEVDFVIEVGQSSLAIEVKAGSRWQDRDLAGLRTLLSATRGCKAGILAYGGDAIAPLGDGIWAVPLGVLLS; this comes from the coding sequence GTGGGAAAGACCACGCTGCTCCGTGTGATCGCCCAGGAGCGGGGCGCCCGGTACGAAACCCTCGACGACTTTGCGACGCTCGAGAGCGCCACCCGGTCGCCCGAGGCCTTTCTCGGCGCGGACGACCGGCCCGTCGCGATCGACGAGGCCCAGAAGGCTCCCGCACTCTTTCCGGTGATCAAGCGGCTGGTGGACGGGGGCCGTACTCCCGGGCGCTTCCTCCTATCCGGCTCGGCGAACTTCGCCCTGCTCGGAGGCATCACCGAGAGCCTGGCCGGCAGGGCGGTCTACTTTCCGTTGCACCCCTTCAGCCGGCGGGAGGTCGCCGCTTCCCTGGATGCCGAACCGTTCGTCGTGAGGGCTTTACGCCACGGATTGCCCGTGCACGGTGGCGCCTCGGCCGAGCCGGTGTCGGTCCCGGAGGTGATGTGCGGCGGCATGCCGCCTGTCTGTCTCGAGCCGGGGGCCGATCCCGATCTGTGGTTCCTGGGCTACGAGCAGACCTACCTGGAGCGCGACATCAGGCAGATTTCCCAGATTGGCGACCTCGTTGCCTTCCGCCACCTCCTTCGGCTGGCGGGAATGCGGACCGGGCAGGTGCTCAACATGAGCGAACTGGCTCGCGATGCCCACCTGAACGTGGCCACCGCGACCCGCCACTTCTCCGCGATGGAGGCGTCCTTCGTGATCTCGCGGTTGCCGCCATACCTCGGGAGCCGGGTGACGCGTTTGATCAAGTCGCCGAAGATCTTCGTTTCGGACTCGGGCCTCGCCTCTCACCTGGCCGGCATCGCGAGGGACGTTGCCGAACGCGACGCGATGTGGGGCCGCATTCTCGAAACCTACGTCCACCAGAACCTGGCGGCCGTCCTCTCGGCCTGGGAGCCGGGCGCCCGCCTCCACTTCTGGAATGTCCAGGGCCGATATGAGGTCGATTTCGTGATCGAGGTCGGGCAATCCTCCCTGGCCATCGAAGTCAAGGCGGGAAGCCGCTGGCAAGACCGCGATCTGGCCGGGCTACGGACGTTGCTTTCCGCGACCCGGGGCTGCAAGGCCGGGATCCTGGCGTACGGCGGAGATGCCATCGCGCCTCTCGGCGACGGGATCTGGGCCGTTCCCCTCGGCGTCCTCCTTTCCTGA